A stretch of Geomonas oryzisoli DNA encodes these proteins:
- a CDS encoding fibronectin type III domain-containing protein, producing the protein MSEPFDITGLKDLSDGDLALCGETLADHLEEHPAYKGQTIPICIPGPGNLREEAQDIKHASNAARLDPSKEPLRQEKREKIINSIKFSCQYVVMFATHTNDPSQLEGVPVNRQQKAPRSTTVKLPKKFNKFKVSHGDRSGGVKMYVNSWEGKASVDVQICYGNPAQEDSWQALKMSHYCHFTVDGLEPARRAYFRARLINDAGVGPWSEVVELIII; encoded by the coding sequence ATGAGCGAACCTTTCGACATCACCGGCCTGAAAGACCTTTCCGACGGCGACCTGGCCCTCTGCGGCGAAACCCTGGCCGACCACCTGGAGGAACATCCGGCCTACAAGGGGCAAACCATCCCAATCTGTATTCCAGGCCCGGGCAATCTGAGGGAGGAAGCACAGGACATCAAGCACGCATCAAATGCGGCACGCCTGGACCCATCGAAGGAACCCTTAAGGCAAGAGAAGCGGGAGAAGATTATCAACTCTATAAAGTTCTCCTGCCAGTACGTGGTCATGTTTGCGACCCACACCAATGATCCCAGCCAACTGGAGGGCGTACCTGTCAATAGACAGCAAAAGGCGCCGCGGAGCACTACCGTGAAGCTGCCCAAGAAGTTCAACAAGTTCAAGGTCAGTCATGGTGACAGATCAGGTGGAGTGAAGATGTACGTCAACAGTTGGGAGGGAAAGGCGAGTGTCGATGTACAGATCTGTTACGGTAATCCCGCGCAGGAAGATTCGTGGCAGGCCCTGAAGATGTCCCATTACTGCCACTTCACCGTCGACGGTTTAGAGCCGGCGCGCAGGGCCTACTTCAGGGCCAGGCTGATAAACGATGCCGGCGTCGGCCCCTGGTCCGAGGTAGTCGAACTGATCATCATCTAA
- a CDS encoding restriction endonuclease, with protein sequence MARRPRTSPIEDVIIIASKFPWWVSVVLAIVTFLMSRSIPSQAPGNLVAPIVAMFCQMFLAPAFLIAAGISGYNSLKQRKLNETVKSRTDVASLNEMTWGEFETLVAEHFKRNGFEVAREGGSGPDGGIDLVLRKGREKHLVQCKQWKAYKVSVQPVREFYGVMAAAGAAAGYFVTTGDFTQDDENVTEGLSLELKALCSLNRKSCCIVGVGNFAWNRLNVYYSA encoded by the coding sequence ATGGCACGAAGACCGCGCACCAGCCCCATCGAAGATGTCATTATCATCGCCAGCAAATTCCCGTGGTGGGTATCGGTGGTCCTTGCCATTGTAACCTTTCTCATGTCCCGCTCAATACCCTCCCAAGCCCCCGGCAATCTAGTAGCACCGATAGTGGCGATGTTTTGTCAGATGTTTCTTGCTCCTGCTTTTCTAATCGCAGCAGGCATCTCCGGGTACAATTCCCTAAAGCAGCGCAAGCTCAACGAAACCGTCAAGTCCCGTACCGATGTCGCCTCTTTGAACGAAATGACCTGGGGCGAGTTCGAGACCCTGGTCGCCGAGCACTTCAAGCGGAACGGATTTGAGGTCGCGCGAGAGGGTGGCAGCGGTCCGGACGGCGGCATCGATCTTGTCCTGCGCAAGGGGAGAGAAAAGCACCTGGTGCAGTGCAAGCAATGGAAGGCATACAAGGTCAGCGTTCAGCCGGTACGCGAATTTTACGGAGTGATGGCCGCCGCCGGAGCCGCCGCCGGCTATTTCGTCACCACTGGTGATTTCACCCAAGATGATGAGAATGTTACTGAAGGGCTATCCCTTGAACTAAAAGCCCTTTGTAGCCTCAACCGAAAGTCGTGTTGTATCGTTGGGGTAGGTAATTTTGCGTGGAACAGATTGAATGTATATTATTCCGCATAA